In one window of Streptomyces sp. NBC_01224 DNA:
- a CDS encoding RNA polymerase sigma factor has translation MNLLRPPGEDRNDDDDALLRAVAQGDTAALATLYDRHAGWLLARLSRRCADSETVREVLQDTFVTAWRSAGSHRGGQIGGWLWVIASRRLVDAQRVRARIDLAAQAEAERAGSKEWAVAAPSAEERVLAGLEYGDVGVALDRISPELREVLRATVIDGLTTREAARLLDIPEGTVKTRAMRARRELRAALELLAPEAGPLGGTA, from the coding sequence TCGCGCAGGGGGATACGGCGGCCCTGGCGACGCTCTACGACCGGCACGCCGGCTGGCTGCTCGCCCGGCTGAGCAGACGGTGCGCGGATAGCGAGACCGTACGGGAAGTCCTTCAGGACACCTTTGTGACGGCGTGGCGCTCCGCCGGATCGCATCGCGGGGGGCAGATCGGCGGCTGGCTCTGGGTGATCGCCTCGCGCCGGCTGGTGGACGCGCAGCGGGTCCGTGCCCGCATCGATCTCGCCGCACAGGCCGAGGCCGAGCGGGCCGGGAGCAAGGAGTGGGCAGTCGCCGCGCCGTCCGCCGAGGAGCGGGTGCTGGCCGGCCTGGAGTACGGGGATGTGGGCGTCGCACTCGACCGGATCTCGCCGGAGCTGCGCGAAGTCCTGCGCGCGACGGTCATCGACGGGCTGACGACCCGTGAGGCGGCCCGGCTCCTGGACATACCGGAAGGAACGGTCAAGACCCGGGCTATGCGGGCCAGACGCGAGCTGCGCGCCGCGCTGGAACTGCTGGCGCCGGAGGCCGGTCCGCTGGGAGGCACGGCATGA